The DNA sequence CCGCAGCTGCGCGAGGCGCCCGCCCCGCGTGTCGAGGACGAGCACGCCGTCCACGACCCCGGGCTCATGGCGGCCTTCCGGCGCGGCGTCGATCTCGCCGAGGCCCGGACCGCCCAGGAGGAGAGCCCCGACGGCGGACACGGGGCCCCCGGCCGCACGGGGGCCGGGGGGCAGACCGCGCTCGACGCCCCGCTGGAGTGCCTCGCGCCCCTTCCCGTACGCGGAGCCACCGCCCCGCCGGACCTCCCCGCCCCGCCCGACCGCCCGGGCCCGCCCGACCTCCCCGGTCCGGCCGTCGCGTCGCGGCCGGACCACCCACTGCCCGCGGCCGGCCCGCCCGTACCGGACAGCTACCCGCCTGACGCGTATCCGCACGACAGCCCCGCCTACCAGCGCGGCACCCACGCCGAGAGGGCCCACGACCGCGAACCGGGCCGGCCCGGAGCGTTCGCCGGGGATCCCTTCCTGCCGGGCCGGACGGTCCCGGAACCCCGCAAAGACACCACCTTCAAGGAGCAGACACCATGACGACCGATATGCCGTCCGGTCAGGTCTCGGACCTGGACTGGCTGCTGAGCGGACTGGTACAACGCGTGCCCTACACACGCAGCGCGGTCCTGCTCTCCGCCGACGGGCTGGTGAAATCCGTGCACGGCATGGACCCCGACAGCGCCGACCACATGGCGGCCCTGGCCGCCGGCCTGTACTCGCTCGGCCGCAGTGCCGGGGCCCGCTTCGGCGACAACGGGGACGTACGACAGGTGGTCGTCGAACTGGACTCCACGCTCCTGTTCGTCTCCACCGCGGGATCCGGCACCTGTCTCGCCGTCCTCTCGGGACGCGAGGCGGACGCCGCGGTGCTCGGCTACGAGATGGCGATGCTGGTCAAGAGCGTCCGCCCCTATCTGACGACCCCGCTGCGGCAGCCGGCCGGGGCGCCGTTCCCTCCGGGGCGCTGAGGATGCCGGCCCCGCAGGACGGGCCCCTGCTCGACGACGCGGCAGGCCGGCTGATCCGCCCGTACACGATCAGCAACGGCCGCACCCGGCCGTCCACCGCCTTCGACCTGCTGTCCCTCATCATGGCCACGGGCATCGAGCCGGACATTCCGCTCGGCCCGGAGCACGCGGTGGCCCTCGGTATGTGTGAAGGGCCGATGTCCGTCGCCGAGATCGCCGCGCACCTCCGACTGCCGGCGGTCGTCGCCAAGGTCATCCTCTCCGACCTGGTCGCCTGCGGCGCGGTCACCGCGCACGCTCCCGCCTTCCACGACATGCCCACCGACCGATCCCTGCTGGAGGCAGTGCTCGATGGTTTACGACGACAGCTCTGACCGCACCCGGACCTCCGAGTTCTTCCCCGTGGCACTCAAGGTCCTGGTCGCCGGTGGATTCGGTGTCGGCAAGACGACGTTCGTGGGCGCGGTGAGCGAGATCGCCCCGTTGTCCACCGAGGAACTGCTGACCCAGGTCAGTGTGGGGACGGACGATCTGGAGGGCGTCGAGTCCAAGACGGCCACCACCGTCGCCATGGACTTCGGCCGCATCACCCTCTCCGAGCAGCATGTGCTCTATCTGTTCGGCACACCGGGCCAGGAACGCTTCTGGTTCATGTGGGACGAACTCTCCCAGGGCGCCCTCGGCGCCGTGGTGCTGGCCGACACCCGGCGCCTCGCCGAATGCTTCGCCGCGGTGGACTTCTTCGAACGGCGCGGCATCGGATTCATCGTCGCCGTCAACGAGTTCGACGGCGCCTACCGCTACGAGCCCGACGAGGTCCGTGCCGCGCTCGACCTGGGACCCGAGGTGCCCGTCGTGCTGTGCGACGCCCGGATCGCCAGCTCCGGCACGGGCGCGCTCGTTACCCTCGTACAACACCTCATCAACGCCACCACGGCGCCCGCCCCACTGCAGACCTTCGGAGCCCACCCGTGACATCCTTCGCCACCGGCCGGATGCTCCTGACGCCCACCGACCGGCACGGGCCGGCCCGCGCACAGCGGCTGCGCGAGCTGGATCTCGGCGAACGCCCCGACTCCTCCTACGACGACTTCGACGCCTTCGCCGACAAGGTGGCCGAAGTCACCGCCACGCCCTTCTCGATGGTCAACTTCATCGACGAGAACCGGCAGTTCTTCGCGGGACTGCACACCCCGACGGGCAACCGCGGCGGCCGGGACCTCGGTTCGGCCGCGGCGCGCAGCAACCGCAGCGGCCGGTACATGGCCCGCGACCACGGCTACTGCCCGCACGTCCTCGTCCGGCGCAAGGCCCTCGTCCTGGACGACGTCTGCGACTACCCGCGATTCGCGGGCAATCCGGTGGTCGACGACATAGGCATCCGCTCCTACCTCGGGGCGCCGCTGATCGACCGCACCGGCATTGCGCTGGGCACCGTCTGTGCCGTCGACACGGTGCCGCGCCCCTGGGGGCGGGCCGGGCTCGACACCATCAAGTCACTCGCCCATGAACTCGTCCGGCAGATCGACGACCGGGAGGGCCTTCACCCTCTCTGACGCCACCGTTGCCGACGGTGCCGTGCTCAACTCACCGGCGGCGCACCGGTACTGCCCCGAAGAACCACCTTCCCCCCGATCCGCAGCACCCGTGAGCCTCCCGCACCCGACGGTGTCCGCAACGCGAGAGCGATCACCTGCTCGCCCATCTCCGTGAGCGGCAGCGCCACCGTGGTCAGCGGCGGCGACACCTCACGTACGACGGGAATGTCGTCGAACCCCGCGAGCGACATGTCCTCCGGGACGCGTACGCCGGCCTCCCGCAGCGCGGAGAGCGCGCCGACGGCCACGCTGGGCCCGCAGCATCGAGACGTACGCGATCTCCCGGGCGGGTTCGCGGAAGGTGGAGGCCAGCATCACCAGCAGGTCCTGCTCGGCGGCCGCGCGCATCACTCCACCGGCGATGCCCGCGAAGTAGGGGTCGCCGACGTCGTGGCAGATCAGCCCGCACGGTCGCGTCACGGACGCCGGGGCGCGTCGACCCTTTCGGGAGGGCTACGGCTGCCGCACCGCTTCGGCCACGACGCCGGCCGCGCGAAGCCTCCGCGCCAGGAGTTCGATCTCGGGCCCGGTGCCGTGGTGGCCGCCGTCGAGTATCCGCTCCAGCAGCGCCCGTGCCCGGGGGAGCGACCGCCCCTCATCGGTCCGCAGGACGCGGAGGACCGGCAGCCGCCGGACCGGGGCTTCCACCAGGACCAGCCGGGCCGCGCCGTGCTCGGCGAGCATGCGGGCACGCAGGTGATCGGGGAGCTCGCCGTCGCACACCAGCACCGTCGAGTCGCAGCGGGAGCACTGGTGCTCCTCGTCCCACCACACGCGGTCCTCCCGCACGGACTGCGTCCCCGAACAGCGCAGTTCCGCCCCGCAGGTCTCGCAGGGGGCGGACCAAGAGACCGTGGCGATGTCCATCTCGGCACCCTCCCGGCAAGGGGTCTCGGTAGCATTGAGGAGGCTCATTATGGGCGCTCGTGGTGCTGGACCCGGAATGCGGTACGGCCCCGGGCGCCGAACCGCGCACCTGGGGGCCCTTCGTACCGTCGCTCAGTAGCGCAGCCGGTCGCCGCCGTGATGGTGGTGGAGCAGCTTCAGCCCCGACTGCCTGGCGGCCGGCCCCGCACGGTTGAACTGCCGTGCCACCTCCCGGTATCCGGCCGGCGAGTGCAGCGAACCCGGCAGGCTCGGGACCACGATCCACCTGCCGCCCAGCGTACGGACGTCCTCCAGCGCCTGCGGGAGCCCGGAGCCGGTCACGGTGGTGGGTCTGCGGGGCGCACGGCGCCGGGCGGGGCCCACCGTGCTGGGCGGGGTCCACGGCGCTGGGTGGGGCGCGAGCCGCGGGCGCGCGTGGGTGTCACTGCTGGGCGTTACGGTCGAAGCCCGGCGAGAAGCCGCCGGGACCCCTCGAAACGGAGGCCCGGGATGCCCGCCGACGCCGTGATCACCGCCGCCGATGTCCGCTCGGCCGCGCTGTCCTTGCCCGCCACCACGGAGAAGCTCGCCTGGGGGCAGCCGGCCTTCCGGGTGGCGGGCAAGATCTTCGCCTCGCTCGGCGACGACGAGACGGCGATGGGTGTGAAGTGCCCCCGGGAGGACCGTGCCGAGTTGATCGCCGCCGAGCCGGAGAAGTTCTTCATCCGTGAGGGCCACGACGACCACTACGCCTGGATGCGCGTCCGGCTGTCCGCCCTGGAGGACGCGGCTGAGCTGGCCGCCATCCTCGCCGACTCCTGGCGGCAGGCCGCCCCGCGCCGGCTGGTGGCGGAGCACCCGGAGCTGGACGTGCCGGGGGGCGGGGCGGCGGGGCAGAGCGAGGAGTGAGCGCGGCGGGCGACCGGTAGGGGGCCGATGGGCGGTGTGCGGGCCGGGTGAACGGTCGCGCGAGCGGGCCGGGCAATCCGGGTGAGCGGGCCGGGCTGTGAGGCTGTGCGGGCGGGCGGCTCGGGCTGGGGGACCGGCCCGGCGGATCGGCCCGGCGGCCCGGCCTGGCGGCCCGGCGGCCCGGACCGGCGGCCCGGCACGCCGGGCTCGTGGGCCCGTGGATCAGGGGCGCAGGAATCCGGTGATCTGCTCCCGCAGACCTTGCGGGTCCAGGCCGTGCGCCGTGAGGTGCTCCTCCAGCTGCCCGTACCGGCGCAGCTCGGCGCGTCCCACGCCCAGCCCGAGCACCCGGTGGGGCAGGTCGATCAGCGCTTCGCCCGTCGCGGTGACGGAGGTGCCCGCCAGATAGGGCTCCACGACCACCACGTCCGCGGTCGCCTCCGCACGGACGGCCCGGCGCACCCCCGCCGTGTCGAACGGCCGCACGGTCGTCGCGTACAGCACGGTGACGTCCAGCCCCTCCGTGGCGGCGATGACGTTGTCGAGCATGGGGCCGACCGCGATCACGGTCCCGCGCCGCCCTTCGCGCACCACGGTGAACCCGGCCGTGCCGCTCACCGGCAGCGCCTCCCGGTTCGCCTGGAGCGAGAGGCGTACGTACACGCGGTCGTCGCCGGCGACCGACTCCCGCAGCAGGGCCTCGGCCTCGTCCGGATGGCCCGGCACGTGCACGGTCCAGCCTTCGAGCGTGTCCAGGAGGGCGACGTCACCGGGTGACATGTGCGTGAATCCCCCGGCCGGCCAGTCGTACGAGCCGCCGGCGCTCACCAGGATTCCGCCGACCCCCTGGTGCCCGAAGTCCAGCTTGACCTGCTCGAACGGCCGCTCGACCAGGAAGCTGGCGAAGGTGTGCACGATCGGCCGCATTCCCGTCAGCGCCATTCCCGCGCCGGCCCCGATGAGCAGCTGCTCCCGGATCCCGACGTTGATCACCCGGTCCGGGTGGGCGCGCAGAGCCGGGGCGAAGCCGTCGGTGCTGATGTCGGCGAGCACGACAGCCAGCCGGGGCTCCTCGTCCAGGAGTCGCGAGGCGGTGCTGATGAATCGGTCACGCATGGTGTCCATGAAGGGGTCCTCCTCGGGGCTCCGGTGTGCGGAGCCACGGTCGAGCGGTGGTCGTGCGGGTGGTGCTGGTCAGCTCTTGGGCTCGACGCGGGCGACGACGGCCAGCGGTTTGCCCGGGTGGGGCGTGGTGAACGCCGCGTACAGGGCCTCGTGGTCGCGACCGTCCACGGTCATCGCCGCCCACCCGGCGGACGCGAAGCGGGAAGCGATCCCGCCGGGCCAGCCGTGGGTGGCGGACGCGTTGTCGATCACCAGCGTGTGGAGTTGTTCGAGCCCGGCGGGGCCCGCGTGGGCGATGGCTTCGTGGTTGCTGCCCTCGTCCAGCTCGGCGTCGCCGATCAGGACCCATACCCGGGGATCCGTGAGGCCCTGGGCGCGCAGCCCCAGTACGGTTCCGACGGCGAGCGGCAGTCCGTGCCCCAGGGACCCGCTGCCGATCTCCGCCCCCGGCACCAGAAGCCGGTCCGGGTGGTGCCCGAGCGGTGAGTCGTACGCTCCGAAGCCGGGCAGCAGTTCCTCTCCGAAGAAGCCGTGCGCGGCGAGGATGGCGTAGTAGGCCATCGGCCCGTGCCCCTTGGACAGCAGGAAGCGGTCCCGCCCGGGGTCGTCGGCCGTCTCCGGTGTGACTCGGAGCACCCTGTCGTAGAGCACCCACAGTGCGTCGAGCGTGGAATGGGCGGCGGGAGCGTGCTTCTCGGCACCGGTCATCAGGGCGATCAGGCGGCCGAGGTCAGGGAATGCGCGGGGGCCGCGCACAGGCGCGGCGGTTGTGTTCGTCACGACACAGAGCGTTCAACATCAACTGCGGTTGAGGTCAAGCGCGGCATGGTGTTGGTGACCACCTGCTGGAGTGCGGTATTGTTCTCATGCGCGTTCAGCCAGGGGAAACCCCAGGTCAAACGGGCAGCGGGACGTGGCGCAGCTTGGTAGCGCACTTGACTGGGGGTCAAGGGGTCGCAGGTTCAAATCCTGTCGTCCCGACTGGAGACAGTCGTAGATCAGGGGCCGGTTTCGGAGCAATCCGAAACCGGCCCCTGATCCTTTTTGGGGACCAACCGGGTACCAGCCGGGGGCCAACCGGAGGCCCGGCGTCCCCCGGCCTCATCCGCCGACACCCCCGCACGTGCTGCGGACCGCCCGTCGCTCCGGCGTGTTCCCGGCGTCGCCCCGGAGGGTTCCACGGCTTCACGGACCGGGCCCCGGAGCGACGGTGGGCACGTCGGGAGGTCCTGCGGGGCGCTGGCCGAGGGGCGGTGGGGAGGGGGTCCGAACGCATTGTCACTGGGGCCGCCTAGAGTCTCTCCCACTCGTCACGGTGCGTTGCCGTCGACGGGTCTCATCAGCGTGCCACCGGTTCGGCGGCCGTTCGGAAACAGGGGAGAACAGCGCATGGGGTGGGTGTCGGCAGGCGACTACGAAGTCGCTCTCGAGGCGGGCAAGGTGGTCTGCCGCAACGGGAAGGGGCGGCGGCTGAAGTCCGTTCCGGCCAAGTTGAAGGACGATCCGGCGGTCGTGGGTCTCCGGCAGCTGACCGAGTGGATGGAGCGGCACGAACGCCGGTGCCTGACCGACGTCGAGCAATGGATGGTGCGTTCGCTTCCCGTTCCCACGGCCGTGCTCGCCAGGGTCTGGCCCGACCCGGCGTGGCAGGCGGCCCTGCGGGACGTCGTGGTCACCGGCGCCGACGGCGGGGTCGCGGGGTTCCTGCGCGATGTCGATCCCGAGCGCGGTCTCGGCCTCGTCGACCTGGACGGCGACACGGTCCGCATCACCCCGGACGTGGTCAGCGTGCCCCACCCCGTCCTCCTCGACGACCTCGACGACCTGCGGGAGTTCGCGGTCGAGCTGGAGGTGCGCCAGCACGTGGAGCAGCTGTTCCGTGAGGTGTGGCACCGCCCGCCCGGCCTCGCCCCGGAGACCACTTCCGTGGATACCTACGCCGGCGGCGTGTTCAAGGAACTGCGCTTCCTGCACGGCCGCGTCACTCAACTCGGGTACCGGTCGCGCGGGGGATACGCGGTCTGCCCGGTGGTCGAGGACGGCGCCGTCGCCGAGGCGCGCATCTGGATCGGTGAGCACGACGGATACGACGAGTACGACACCGAGACGGGCCCCCTGGGCTGGACCGACCCCGCCGGGCGCGCGCTGACGGCCGCCGAGGTCGGCCCCGTGGCCTGGTCGGAGGGCATGCGGATGGCGGCGGCACTCTACGCCGGCCGCGACGTGGCGGACGAGGAGCGGGCGGCATGAGCATCACGACGACGAACACGGACGCGAAGGCGACGGCCCGGGACGCGGCGTTGCTTCCCGGCCAGGCCCGGGGCGAGAGCACCTCGGTCCCCGCCGTCGAGGCCCGGGCGACGGCCCTGCTGGACGCGGGCGCGATCCTCCCGGCCGGCACCACCGGCCGGGACGACGCCGACGCGCTGACCGCCCGCACCTACACGCACACCGCCCTCGGCGACCGCCCCGTGGTCCGGCTCGTGCCCGGCACGCTCGGCGAAGCCGAGGACCTGGCCCTGGAGTTCCTCGGGCTGGCCCGGACCGCCGAGGCCCCCGTCGTCGGTCAGGTGCGCCGCGAGACGCTGGGCTTCCCGGCCTGGGCGCTGGTCAACGACCCGGCCAACGGGCACCACGCCCTGGCCCTGGTCAAGGACATCGAGCGGCTGGGCCGGCAGGCCAAAAGCCGTGCCGGAGCGGCCAAGGACGGCTTCGACGCCCTCGGCACCCGGCTCGGCCGGGCCGTGCCCCACTTCCTTCCCACCTACTACGAGCAGGTGGCACGCCTCTTCCTCCAGGCCGAGAACACCAGTTACGCCGCCTCCTTCTTCGGCAAGGCCCGCGAAGCCGAGCGGGTGCACGGACTGGTCGTGGACGAGGAGCGGCAGCGGGCCGTCTTCCTGGAGTTCGCCCTCGTCGGCGCGCTGACCGTCAAGGCGCTCCGGCAGTACGTACGGGACCTGGTGGCCCGGCTCGCACCGGCGGACGCCTGGGCGCAGTACCGCCGTCTGCTGGTCGAGCGCTGCGCGGCCGGCATGCCGCCGTACGCGGCGCTGCCGCAGGACGTGCGTGCCCTGGTCAAGGCCGCCGGGCTGGACCGCGAGGCCGCCGAACAGGAGCTGGTGGCCGATCTGATCGGCTCGCCGGGGGTCGTCCGCGCTCCCGCCTCGTTCTGGGCGGCGTACCGCTCCTCGCTCATCGTCCTGGCCCGACGGGACGCGGCCGTGAGGACCCGCCTCCTGGGCTTCTTCCCGGAGACCTTCGACGAGAGCGGCCGGGACGCGGACGGCGAGCCCGGCTGGCTCGCGTTGCTGGCCGAGTCCGGCGCCGAGGAGCTGCTGACCGCCCTCCCGGACACCTCCGCGACCGTGCCCTCCGACTCCGCCGCCCTCGCCGCGCCGCCCGTCTCCCCGGCGGACTGGCTCGCCCGCTGGGAGGCACACCGCAGGCACAGCCGGGTCACCTCGGGCCGCTGCCCGGGGACCCTCGGTCTGGCCGCCCGGATGGTGGACCGGCTGCGTGCCGACGGGCGCCCCGTCGAACTGTTCCAGGGCCGCTGGCAGCGCACCGCCGACCTGGACCTTCTCGATCTCTGCCTGGCCTCCGGCGTCCCCGTCGCCGAGCCGGACGACCAGGACGCGGGGACCGCGCGGTCCCTCGGTGTCCCGATCGGCCCGTGGCTCACCGACACCACGCCCGGCGCGCGGGATCTCACCGCCGTAGCCGAACGGCCGGTCTTCCGCGCCCTGCTGAGCCGGAACGTCGGGAACCTGGGCGACGGACACCGGCAGCGGCTGAGCGACGCCGGCCTGGCGAAGATCGCGGCGCACCCGGTGCTCTCCGTCATCCTGCGGGAGTGGCTGACCGCCCGGGCCGAGGAGTACACGGCCGCACGCGGGCTCCCAGGGCTGCGTACCGCCCTCAACAGGCTCTCGTCGTTCCGCCCGGTGGTCGCGGACGTCGCCCCGGAAGCCGTACGACTCCTCGAGAACCACGAAGTCGTGCCGCTGCTCGCCTCCACCCTGCGGGCCGGTGTCCTCGACGAACTGGGCTGGCCCGCGCTCGACGAGACCTACGCCGAACTGGCCGCCGAGGCCGCAGCCGCCGGGCGTCAGCAACGCAACCGGCGGGAGAGCGTCGGCGTCACCGGCGCCTGGCCCGCGCTGATCCTGAACACCCTCGAACGGGCCGTCGTCGTCGGCCCGGAAGGCGTTCTGCTGCGGCACACCCTGCGGCTCCCCGCCACCGTCGACCACTGGCGGACGATCGCCCTGCGTTACGTCGACGGGGAGTTGCTGGTCATCTGGTGGGAGGACGGCAAGCAGCGCGGCTACTGGTCGCACCGCCCCGCCGAGGTCTTCACCGTCGGTGGCGAGCAGATCCCCCGCTGGGGCGGCTCCGGCGCCTCGGACGACATCTGCCTGCCGCTGCCCGGCGGCGGCAGGGCCACGGGCGGCAAGGCCCTGCACGCGGGAGACACCTCCCTGCCGCCCCAGCGCGCCGTCATCTCCGACGGCACGGGTCACTGGCGAGAGGGCCACCAGGGCACGCGGCGGGTGTGGCTGGAGTACGACCCGGCCGCCGGCACGCACGGCCGCGCCTCCCTCCCCTTCTTCCTCCGCTCCGGCGTGCACGACGGAACCCGCCTGCTCGCCGAGCACTGCCAGGTGCTGCCCCTCCAGCCCGGCCTGGAGACCACCCCGTTCGGCACGGACGGCGCGGTCCTCGGCCGCTGGGTCCGTCGTACGGTCTCCGAGACCGGCACGGCCGCCCCCGCCGACGGGCATCGCATCGTCGCCGGCACTCCCGACGGCCACACGGTCACCCTGCCGGACCCGCTGCCCGGCGGAGCCTCCCGCGTGCCGGTCGGCGCCCTCGTCCTGCCCGGCGGTGCACGGCCGGTCGCGGCCCTGAACCACCGCTCCGTGGAAGCGCACTCGGCGGACACGGACGGCACCGGGGGCAGCCTGTGGTCCGTCACCACCGACTCCTCCGGCGGAAACGACGCGGCGGGCACCCCCTATGTGCCTCCCGTCGCCTACTGGCACGCCC is a window from the Streptomyces sp. MMBL 11-1 genome containing:
- a CDS encoding roadblock/LC7 domain-containing protein, whose protein sequence is MTTDMPSGQVSDLDWLLSGLVQRVPYTRSAVLLSADGLVKSVHGMDPDSADHMAALAAGLYSLGRSAGARFGDNGDVRQVVVELDSTLLFVSTAGSGTCLAVLSGREADAAVLGYEMAMLVKSVRPYLTTPLRQPAGAPFPPGR
- a CDS encoding DUF742 domain-containing protein, with the translated sequence MPAPQDGPLLDDAAGRLIRPYTISNGRTRPSTAFDLLSLIMATGIEPDIPLGPEHAVALGMCEGPMSVAEIAAHLRLPAVVAKVILSDLVACGAVTAHAPAFHDMPTDRSLLEAVLDGLRRQL
- a CDS encoding GTP-binding protein; translation: MVYDDSSDRTRTSEFFPVALKVLVAGGFGVGKTTFVGAVSEIAPLSTEELLTQVSVGTDDLEGVESKTATTVAMDFGRITLSEQHVLYLFGTPGQERFWFMWDELSQGALGAVVLADTRRLAECFAAVDFFERRGIGFIVAVNEFDGAYRYEPDEVRAALDLGPEVPVVLCDARIASSGTGALVTLVQHLINATTAPAPLQTFGAHP
- a CDS encoding GAF domain-containing protein, encoding MTSFATGRMLLTPTDRHGPARAQRLRELDLGERPDSSYDDFDAFADKVAEVTATPFSMVNFIDENRQFFAGLHTPTGNRGGRDLGSAAARSNRSGRYMARDHGYCPHVLVRRKALVLDDVCDYPRFAGNPVVDDIGIRSYLGAPLIDRTGIALGTVCAVDTVPRPWGRAGLDTIKSLAHELVRQIDDREGLHPL
- a CDS encoding MmcQ/YjbR family DNA-binding protein, giving the protein MPADAVITAADVRSAALSLPATTEKLAWGQPAFRVAGKIFASLGDDETAMGVKCPREDRAELIAAEPEKFFIREGHDDHYAWMRVRLSALEDAAELAAILADSWRQAAPRRLVAEHPELDVPGGGAAGQSEE
- a CDS encoding transketolase family protein, producing the protein MDTMRDRFISTASRLLDEEPRLAVVLADISTDGFAPALRAHPDRVINVGIREQLLIGAGAGMALTGMRPIVHTFASFLVERPFEQVKLDFGHQGVGGILVSAGGSYDWPAGGFTHMSPGDVALLDTLEGWTVHVPGHPDEAEALLRESVAGDDRVYVRLSLQANREALPVSGTAGFTVVREGRRGTVIAVGPMLDNVIAATEGLDVTVLYATTVRPFDTAGVRRAVRAEATADVVVVEPYLAGTSVTATGEALIDLPHRVLGLGVGRAELRRYGQLEEHLTAHGLDPQGLREQITGFLRP
- a CDS encoding transketolase — its product is MTNTTAAPVRGPRAFPDLGRLIALMTGAEKHAPAAHSTLDALWVLYDRVLRVTPETADDPGRDRFLLSKGHGPMAYYAILAAHGFFGEELLPGFGAYDSPLGHHPDRLLVPGAEIGSGSLGHGLPLAVGTVLGLRAQGLTDPRVWVLIGDAELDEGSNHEAIAHAGPAGLEQLHTLVIDNASATHGWPGGIASRFASAGWAAMTVDGRDHEALYAAFTTPHPGKPLAVVARVEPKS
- a CDS encoding DUF4132 domain-containing protein, producing the protein MGWVSAGDYEVALEAGKVVCRNGKGRRLKSVPAKLKDDPAVVGLRQLTEWMERHERRCLTDVEQWMVRSLPVPTAVLARVWPDPAWQAALRDVVVTGADGGVAGFLRDVDPERGLGLVDLDGDTVRITPDVVSVPHPVLLDDLDDLREFAVELEVRQHVEQLFREVWHRPPGLAPETTSVDTYAGGVFKELRFLHGRVTQLGYRSRGGYAVCPVVEDGAVAEARIWIGEHDGYDEYDTETGPLGWTDPAGRALTAAEVGPVAWSEGMRMAAALYAGRDVADEERAA